In a single window of the Streptomyces sp. NBC_00353 genome:
- a CDS encoding AI-2E family transporter, whose amino-acid sequence MHTRKPLLPDAAWRTAAWCAVLLLVTGVAAVAIWLCIVLKTAVTPVLLALLGTALLGPVHRWLAEHRVNRSVAAGLTCALLVAVGGGAGYIVVTALIDSGGQIVQSLKAAGQWVVDHFGFARDINVDDLAANAQKLVEKFGASAAGGLLTGISLVGSLIATGVLALLLTFFFLRDSHRAVDLAHAIAPRGTGELVEAMGRRAFEAVEGFMRGTTFIALIDAVCITVGLLILRVPGAVGLGALVFVGAYIPYLGAFLSGAVAVLVALADRGVVIALWALGVVLAVQVLEGHVLQPVIQSRTVQMHPAMIMIALTAGASVAGLLGMLLAVPVCAAAFGVLGELRKGYSPDPNPPSPSTPPDPPTPPDTPPPRTSGPPGD is encoded by the coding sequence GTGCATACCCGGAAGCCCCTCCTGCCCGACGCCGCGTGGCGGACAGCCGCCTGGTGCGCCGTACTTCTGCTGGTCACCGGTGTCGCCGCGGTTGCGATCTGGTTGTGCATCGTCCTCAAGACGGCGGTCACACCCGTGCTGCTCGCCCTGCTCGGTACGGCGCTGCTCGGCCCCGTCCACCGGTGGCTGGCCGAGCACCGGGTGAACCGGTCGGTGGCCGCCGGGCTCACCTGCGCGCTGCTCGTCGCGGTGGGCGGCGGCGCCGGGTACATCGTCGTCACCGCGCTCATCGACAGCGGCGGCCAGATCGTCCAGTCGCTGAAGGCTGCCGGGCAGTGGGTCGTCGACCACTTCGGGTTCGCGCGGGACATCAATGTGGACGACCTCGCCGCCAACGCGCAGAAGCTCGTCGAGAAGTTCGGCGCAAGCGCCGCGGGCGGGCTGCTCACCGGGATCAGCCTGGTCGGCTCACTGATCGCGACCGGCGTCCTCGCCCTGCTGCTGACCTTCTTCTTCCTGCGCGACTCCCACCGGGCCGTGGACCTCGCCCACGCCATCGCCCCGCGCGGCACCGGTGAGCTGGTCGAGGCGATGGGGCGGCGGGCCTTCGAGGCCGTCGAGGGCTTCATGCGCGGCACCACGTTCATCGCGCTGATCGATGCCGTCTGCATCACGGTCGGCCTGCTGATCCTGCGGGTGCCGGGCGCGGTGGGGCTCGGGGCGCTGGTCTTCGTCGGCGCGTACATCCCGTACCTCGGCGCGTTCCTCTCGGGTGCCGTCGCCGTCCTGGTCGCGCTCGCGGACCGGGGTGTCGTGATCGCGCTCTGGGCGCTCGGAGTGGTGCTCGCGGTCCAGGTGCTGGAGGGGCACGTGCTGCAGCCGGTGATCCAGAGCCGTACGGTCCAGATGCACCCGGCCATGATCATGATCGCGCTGACCGCGGGGGCGAGCGTGGCGGGCCTGCTGGGGATGCTGCTGGCGGTACCGGTGTGCGCGGCGGCCTTCGGCGTCCTCGGTGAACTCCGCAAGGGCTACAGCCCCGACCCGAACCCACCGTCCCCCTCCACCCCGCCCGACCCACCGACGCCGCCGGACACACCACCACCCAGGACATCGGGCCCGCCCGGCGATTGA
- a CDS encoding pirin family protein, producing the protein MPAVTVENPLTLPKVAASGDATARPVLAVTTAPSGFEGEGFPVRRAFAGINYKHLDPFIMMDQMGEVEYAPGEPKGTPWHPHRGFETVTYIIDGTFIHQDSNGGGGTIRDGDTQWMTAGSGLLHIEAPPESLVMSGGLFHGLQLWVNLPKADKMMAPRYQDIRGGQVQLLASPDGGALLRVIAGELDGHEGPGVTHTPITMVHATVRPGAEVTLPWREDFNGLAYVLAGRGTVGEERRPVHKGQTAVFGAGSSLTVRADEKQDGNTPDLEVVLLGGRPIREPMAHYGPFVMNSQAELKKAFEDFQAGRLGTVPAVHGMGE; encoded by the coding sequence ATGCCCGCAGTGACCGTCGAAAACCCACTGACCCTGCCCAAGGTCGCCGCCTCTGGCGACGCCACGGCCCGTCCCGTGCTCGCCGTCACCACGGCGCCGAGCGGATTCGAGGGCGAAGGCTTCCCGGTTCGCCGCGCGTTCGCCGGGATCAACTACAAGCACCTCGACCCGTTCATCATGATGGACCAGATGGGCGAGGTGGAGTACGCGCCGGGCGAGCCCAAGGGCACTCCCTGGCACCCCCACCGCGGCTTCGAGACCGTCACGTACATCATCGACGGCACCTTCATCCACCAGGACAGCAACGGTGGCGGCGGCACCATCCGCGACGGTGACACCCAGTGGATGACGGCCGGATCCGGCCTCCTGCACATCGAGGCCCCGCCGGAGTCCCTCGTCATGTCGGGCGGCCTCTTCCACGGCCTCCAGCTCTGGGTGAACCTGCCCAAGGCCGACAAGATGATGGCCCCCCGCTACCAGGACATCCGCGGCGGCCAGGTCCAGCTCCTCGCCTCCCCGGACGGCGGCGCGCTGCTCCGCGTCATCGCCGGTGAGCTCGACGGACACGAGGGCCCGGGCGTCACCCACACCCCGATCACGATGGTCCACGCCACCGTGCGCCCCGGCGCCGAGGTGACCCTGCCGTGGCGCGAGGACTTCAACGGACTCGCGTACGTGCTGGCCGGCCGCGGCACGGTCGGCGAGGAGCGCCGCCCGGTCCACAAGGGGCAGACCGCGGTCTTCGGCGCCGGGTCGTCGCTGACCGTCCGCGCGGACGAGAAGCAGGACGGCAACACTCCTGACCTGGAGGTCGTGCTGCTCGGCGGCCGTCCGATCCGGGAGCCGATGGCGCACTACGGGCCGTTCGTCATGAACAGCCAGGCCGAACTCAAGAAGGCGTTCGAGGACTTCCAGGCCGGCCGTCTCGGCACCGTGCCCGCGGTCCACGGCATGGGTGAGTGA
- a CDS encoding SseB family protein encodes MYGYDQNQGAQQQMGGGYGEQPLYPEPSPPSLGDAVRAFTTGSLSAEDFQQIFATSKVYCPRGDNPGFLALHNTQQPVIPMFTTLKELRLYAGKESKYFVITGAEVIDLLPTGYGFVLDMEGEHRMVFDAKAVEQMVDFAMRRMYG; translated from the coding sequence ATGTACGGCTACGACCAGAATCAGGGCGCACAGCAGCAGATGGGTGGCGGCTACGGCGAGCAGCCGCTGTATCCCGAACCCTCGCCGCCGTCCCTCGGTGACGCGGTACGGGCCTTCACCACCGGATCCCTGTCCGCCGAGGACTTCCAGCAGATCTTCGCGACCTCGAAGGTCTACTGCCCGCGCGGCGACAACCCCGGCTTCCTCGCCCTGCACAACACCCAGCAGCCGGTGATCCCCATGTTCACCACGCTCAAGGAGCTGCGGCTGTACGCAGGCAAGGAGTCCAAGTACTTCGTGATCACCGGCGCCGAGGTGATCGATCTGCTGCCCACCGGCTACGGCTTCGTCCTCGACATGGAGGGCGAGCACCGCATGGTCTTCGACGCCAAGGCCGTGGAGCAGATGGTCGACTTCGCGATGCGCCGCATGTACGGCTGA